One Elaeis guineensis isolate ETL-2024a chromosome 10, EG11, whole genome shotgun sequence genomic window carries:
- the LOC105059773 gene encoding putative pentatricopeptide repeat-containing protein At1g02420 isoform X2, translating to MLFKRFPVRCPLIRNGHRQFNRPNPNIPSLQVSFSTETLAEEQPDLHDSVGSIFRIITTSSSHDSMIQSLESSGILLSNDLIDRVLKRFRFSHGNPFRALEFFEFTGKRKGFYHTSFSYDTMLYILGRSRRFETVWQLLFEMRRKDRSLITTRTVQIVLGRIAKVCSVWQTVKSFRRFRKLCVDFDTSCFNALLRTLCQEKSMTDARNVYHNLKYEFRPDLQTFNILLSGWKSVEDAEGFFEEMIQLGVMPDLVTYNCLVDVYCKNRLVEKAHKLIDKMRDEEIYPDVITYTILIGGLGLMGQPDKARDVLKEMRELGCYPDVAAYNAAIRNYCIAKRLGDAFALMEEMASRGLAPNATSYNLFFRCFYWANDLGSAWRLYKRMRSEGCLPNTQSCMFLVKLFRRQEKVAMALELWNDMIEKGFGSFTLVSDVLFDLLCDSGKLDNAERCFLQMVEKAQKPSNVAFRRIKVLMQLANRHDSLRNLSEKMAMFGRLASADDERIGKCCLRNILQAATDKHSK from the exons ATGCTCTTCAAACGCTTTCCAGTCCGATGTCCACTGATAAGGAACGGTCATCGCCAATTCAATCGCCCAAATCCCAATATCCCTTCCCTCCAAGTCTCCTTCTCCACCGAAACTCTGGCAGAAGAACAACCAGACCTCCACGACAGCGTTGGTTCCATCTTCCGCATCATCACCACGTCTTCCTCCCACGACTCCATGATCCAATCCCTGGAATCCTCCGGAATTTTGCTCTCCAACGATTTGATTGACCGGGTCTTGAAGAGGTTTCGCTTCAGCCACGGGAATCCCTTCCGAGCCCTTGAATTCTTCGAATTCACCGGAAAAAGGAAGGGTTTTTATCACACCTCCTTCTCCTACGATACCATGCTTTATATCTTGGGCAGAAGCCGGAGATTCGAAACGGTCTGGCAATTGCTGTTTGAAATGAGGCGAAAAGATCGCAGCTTGATCACCACTAGAACAGTTCAGATAGTTCTCGGCAGGATTGCCAAGGTTTGCTCGGTCTGGCAGACCGTCAAGAGCTTCCGGAGGTTCCGAAAGCTCTGTGTCGACTTCGATACCAGTTGCTTCAATGCTTTGTTGAGGACTCTGTGCCAGGAGAAGAGCATGACGGATGCCCGGAATGTGTACCATAATTTGAAGTATGAGTTCAGGCCTGATCTCCAGACCTTCAACATATTGTTGTCAGGTTGGAAGTCGGTGGAAGATGCCGAGGGGTTCTTCGAGGAGATGATTCAGTTGGGAGTGATGCCTGATTTGGTAACATATAATTGTTTGGTTGATGTTTACTGCAAAAATCGCCTAGTGGAGAAGGCTCACAAGTTGATCGATAAAATGAGAGATGAGGAGATTTACCCAGATGTGATTACATACACCATTTTGATTGGTGGGTTGGGATTGATGGGTCAGCCCGACAAGGCTAGAGATGTTTTgaaggagatgagggagctggGGTGCTACCCAGATGTAGCAGCATATAATGCAGCCATCCGGAACTATTGCATTGCAAAGAGGCTTGGAGATGCTTTTGCTTTGATGGAGGAGATGGCAAGCAGAGGGTTGGCTCCAAATGCGACGAGCTATAATCTTTTCTTTCGGTGCTTTTATTGGGCTAATGATTTGGGGAGTGCATGGAGGTTATACAAGAGGATGAGGAGTGAGGGGTGCTTGCCCAACACACAGTCTTGTATGTTTCTTGTTAAATTGTTCCGTCGGCAGGAGAAGGTGGCAATGGCACTTGAGCTTTGGAATGACATGATCGAGAAGGGGTTTGGATCGTTCACATTGGTCTCCGATGTGCTGTTTGATTTGCTCTGTGATTCAGGTAAGTTGGACAATGCTGAGAGGTGTTTCCTTCAGATGGTTGAGAAGGCGCAGAAGCCAAGTAATGTTGCATTTAGGAGGATTAAGGTTTTGATGCAGCTGGCTAATAGGCATGACTCTTTGAGGAATTTGTCAGAAAAGATGGCGATGTTTGGACGTTTAGCTTCAGCTGATGATGAAAGAATAG GAAAATGTTGCTTGAGGAATATCTTGCAAGCGGCCACAGACAAGCACTCAAAATGA
- the LOC105059773 gene encoding putative pentatricopeptide repeat-containing protein At1g02420 isoform X1 → MLFKRFPVRCPLIRNGHRQFNRPNPNIPSLQVSFSTETLAEEQPDLHDSVGSIFRIITTSSSHDSMIQSLESSGILLSNDLIDRVLKRFRFSHGNPFRALEFFEFTGKRKGFYHTSFSYDTMLYILGRSRRFETVWQLLFEMRRKDRSLITTRTVQIVLGRIAKVCSVWQTVKSFRRFRKLCVDFDTSCFNALLRTLCQEKSMTDARNVYHNLKYEFRPDLQTFNILLSGWKSVEDAEGFFEEMIQLGVMPDLVTYNCLVDVYCKNRLVEKAHKLIDKMRDEEIYPDVITYTILIGGLGLMGQPDKARDVLKEMRELGCYPDVAAYNAAIRNYCIAKRLGDAFALMEEMASRGLAPNATSYNLFFRCFYWANDLGSAWRLYKRMRSEGCLPNTQSCMFLVKLFRRQEKVAMALELWNDMIEKGFGSFTLVSDVLFDLLCDSGKLDNAERCFLQMVEKAQKPSNVAFRRIKVLMQLANRHDSLRNLSEKMAMFGRLASADDERIGDSSEMHPSFCTPVELTTNMYLNQCTLP, encoded by the coding sequence ATGCTCTTCAAACGCTTTCCAGTCCGATGTCCACTGATAAGGAACGGTCATCGCCAATTCAATCGCCCAAATCCCAATATCCCTTCCCTCCAAGTCTCCTTCTCCACCGAAACTCTGGCAGAAGAACAACCAGACCTCCACGACAGCGTTGGTTCCATCTTCCGCATCATCACCACGTCTTCCTCCCACGACTCCATGATCCAATCCCTGGAATCCTCCGGAATTTTGCTCTCCAACGATTTGATTGACCGGGTCTTGAAGAGGTTTCGCTTCAGCCACGGGAATCCCTTCCGAGCCCTTGAATTCTTCGAATTCACCGGAAAAAGGAAGGGTTTTTATCACACCTCCTTCTCCTACGATACCATGCTTTATATCTTGGGCAGAAGCCGGAGATTCGAAACGGTCTGGCAATTGCTGTTTGAAATGAGGCGAAAAGATCGCAGCTTGATCACCACTAGAACAGTTCAGATAGTTCTCGGCAGGATTGCCAAGGTTTGCTCGGTCTGGCAGACCGTCAAGAGCTTCCGGAGGTTCCGAAAGCTCTGTGTCGACTTCGATACCAGTTGCTTCAATGCTTTGTTGAGGACTCTGTGCCAGGAGAAGAGCATGACGGATGCCCGGAATGTGTACCATAATTTGAAGTATGAGTTCAGGCCTGATCTCCAGACCTTCAACATATTGTTGTCAGGTTGGAAGTCGGTGGAAGATGCCGAGGGGTTCTTCGAGGAGATGATTCAGTTGGGAGTGATGCCTGATTTGGTAACATATAATTGTTTGGTTGATGTTTACTGCAAAAATCGCCTAGTGGAGAAGGCTCACAAGTTGATCGATAAAATGAGAGATGAGGAGATTTACCCAGATGTGATTACATACACCATTTTGATTGGTGGGTTGGGATTGATGGGTCAGCCCGACAAGGCTAGAGATGTTTTgaaggagatgagggagctggGGTGCTACCCAGATGTAGCAGCATATAATGCAGCCATCCGGAACTATTGCATTGCAAAGAGGCTTGGAGATGCTTTTGCTTTGATGGAGGAGATGGCAAGCAGAGGGTTGGCTCCAAATGCGACGAGCTATAATCTTTTCTTTCGGTGCTTTTATTGGGCTAATGATTTGGGGAGTGCATGGAGGTTATACAAGAGGATGAGGAGTGAGGGGTGCTTGCCCAACACACAGTCTTGTATGTTTCTTGTTAAATTGTTCCGTCGGCAGGAGAAGGTGGCAATGGCACTTGAGCTTTGGAATGACATGATCGAGAAGGGGTTTGGATCGTTCACATTGGTCTCCGATGTGCTGTTTGATTTGCTCTGTGATTCAGGTAAGTTGGACAATGCTGAGAGGTGTTTCCTTCAGATGGTTGAGAAGGCGCAGAAGCCAAGTAATGTTGCATTTAGGAGGATTAAGGTTTTGATGCAGCTGGCTAATAGGCATGACTCTTTGAGGAATTTGTCAGAAAAGATGGCGATGTTTGGACGTTTAGCTTCAGCTGATGATGAAAGAATAGGTGATTCATCAGAAATGCATCCCTCATTCTGCACCCCTGTTGAATTGACAACaaatatgtatctcaatcaaTGCACTTTACCATAG
- the LOC105059774 gene encoding stress-response A/B barrel domain-containing protein HS1 — MEEANGVVKHVLLAKFKDDISPEQVEKLIKGYANLVSLVQPMKAFHWGKDVSIENMHQGFTHVFESTFESVEGIAEYIAHPAHVEFADEFLPALEKVIVIDYKPTIVTQ, encoded by the exons atggAGGAGGCGAATGGGGTGGTGAAGCACGTGCTCCTGGCCAAGTTCAAAGACGACATCTCACCGGAGCAGGTGGAGAAGCTCATCAAGGGCTACGCCAACCTCGTTTCCCTCGTCCAACCCATGAAAGCCTTCCACTG GGGAAAGGACGTGAGCATAGAGAATATGCATCAAGGATTCACTCATGTGTTTGAATCAACTTTTGAAAGTGTGGAAGGCATAGCCGAATATATTGCACATCCTGCTCATGTTGAATTTGCTGATGAGTTCTTGCCTGCACTAGAGAAGGTCATTGTTATTGATTACAAGCCGACCATAGTCACTCAATGA
- the LOC105059775 gene encoding chloroplast stem-loop binding protein of 41 kDa b, chloroplastic isoform X2, which yields MAKLVAMQQLQPCHHIPLVSPSSSLLHSSLSEFSGTAVNISIQVTLFTRGKAPISQQLPGESDQEYAEFSSKILHLKGDRKDFEFVKTSLAANGFDVVYDINGREAVEVEPILDALPKMEQYIYCSSAGVYLKSDLLPHFETDAVDPKSRHKGKLETESLLDSRGVNWTSLRPVYIYGPLNYNPVEEWFFHRLKAGRPIPVPNGGVQITQLGHVKDLARAFVMVLGNSKASKQVYNISGSKYVTFDGLARACAKAAGFPEPEIVHYNPKEFDFGKKKAFPFRDQHFFASIEKATRDLGWTPEFGLIDGLADSYNLDFGRGTYRKPADFSTDDMILGKSLVLQS from the exons ATGGCTAAATTGGTGGCTATGCAACAGCTGCAACCGTGCCATCATATCCCACTTGTCTCTCCCAGCTCCTCCCTCCTCCATTCCTCTCTCTCTGAGTTCAGTGGCACGGCCGTTAACATCTCTATTCAG GTGACCTTGTTTACCAGGGGGAAGGCACCCATCAGCCAACAACTACCAGGAGAATCGGATCAAGAGTATGCAGAATTCTCATCCAAA ATATTGCATTTGAAAGGGGACAGGAAGGATTTTGAATTTGTGAAGACAAGCCTAGCAGCCAACGGATTTGATGTTGTTTATGATATTAATG GGCGTGAGGCTGTTGAGGTAGAGCCTATATTGGATGCATTGCCTAAGATGGAGCA GTATATATATTGCTCGTCAGCTGGAGTCTATCTCAAATCTGACCTGCTACCACACTTTGAG ACCGATGCAGTTGATCCAAAGAGCAGGCACAAAGGAAAGCTTGAAACAGAGAGCTTGTTAGATTCCCGTGGTGTCAACTGGACTTCCCTGAGGCCGGTCTACATATATGGCCCCTTGAATTACAACCCTGTCGAGGAGTGGTTCTTCCATCGACTGAAAGCTGGCCGCCCAATTCCAGTCCCCAACGGTGGAGTTCAAATCACCCAACTGGGGCATGTTAAG GATCTGGCAAGGGCTTTTGTTATGGTTCTTGGCAATTCAAAAGCAAGTAAACAAGTGTACAACATTTCTGGGTCCAAATATGTAACCTTTGATGGGTTAGCAAGGGCATGTGCCAAG GCTGCTGGGTTTCCTGAACCAGAAATCGTTCACTATAATCCCAAGGAATTTGATTTTGGGAAGAAGAAAGCCTTTCCTTTTCGAGATCAG CATTTCTTTGCATCAATCGAGAAAGCTACAAGGGATCTAGGTTGGACTCCAGAATTTGGCTTGATAGATGGTCTTGCTGATTCATACAATCTAGACTTTGGCAGAGGAACTTACAGAAAACCAGCTGATTTCTCGACGGATGACATGATTCTTGGCAAGTCCCTTGTACTTCAGAGTTAG
- the LOC105059775 gene encoding chloroplast stem-loop binding protein of 41 kDa b, chloroplastic isoform X1, with the protein MAKLVAMQQLQPCHHIPLVSPSSSLLHSSLSEFSGTAVNISIQKKRKVWQPKGALHVKASSAKKILIMGGTRFIGVFLSRLLVKDGHQVTLFTRGKAPISQQLPGESDQEYAEFSSKILHLKGDRKDFEFVKTSLAANGFDVVYDINGREAVEVEPILDALPKMEQYIYCSSAGVYLKSDLLPHFETDAVDPKSRHKGKLETESLLDSRGVNWTSLRPVYIYGPLNYNPVEEWFFHRLKAGRPIPVPNGGVQITQLGHVKDLARAFVMVLGNSKASKQVYNISGSKYVTFDGLARACAKAAGFPEPEIVHYNPKEFDFGKKKAFPFRDQHFFASIEKATRDLGWTPEFGLIDGLADSYNLDFGRGTYRKPADFSTDDMILGKSLVLQS; encoded by the exons ATGGCTAAATTGGTGGCTATGCAACAGCTGCAACCGTGCCATCATATCCCACTTGTCTCTCCCAGCTCCTCCCTCCTCCATTCCTCTCTCTCTGAGTTCAGTGGCACGGCCGTTAACATCTCTATTCAG AAGAAAAGGAAGGTATGGCAGCCAAAAGGGGCATTGCATGTGAAAGCTTCCAGTGccaagaaaattttaattatggGGGGCACTAGATTCATTGGTGTTTTCTTGTCCAGACTCCTTGTTAAGGATGGTCATCAG GTGACCTTGTTTACCAGGGGGAAGGCACCCATCAGCCAACAACTACCAGGAGAATCGGATCAAGAGTATGCAGAATTCTCATCCAAA ATATTGCATTTGAAAGGGGACAGGAAGGATTTTGAATTTGTGAAGACAAGCCTAGCAGCCAACGGATTTGATGTTGTTTATGATATTAATG GGCGTGAGGCTGTTGAGGTAGAGCCTATATTGGATGCATTGCCTAAGATGGAGCA GTATATATATTGCTCGTCAGCTGGAGTCTATCTCAAATCTGACCTGCTACCACACTTTGAG ACCGATGCAGTTGATCCAAAGAGCAGGCACAAAGGAAAGCTTGAAACAGAGAGCTTGTTAGATTCCCGTGGTGTCAACTGGACTTCCCTGAGGCCGGTCTACATATATGGCCCCTTGAATTACAACCCTGTCGAGGAGTGGTTCTTCCATCGACTGAAAGCTGGCCGCCCAATTCCAGTCCCCAACGGTGGAGTTCAAATCACCCAACTGGGGCATGTTAAG GATCTGGCAAGGGCTTTTGTTATGGTTCTTGGCAATTCAAAAGCAAGTAAACAAGTGTACAACATTTCTGGGTCCAAATATGTAACCTTTGATGGGTTAGCAAGGGCATGTGCCAAG GCTGCTGGGTTTCCTGAACCAGAAATCGTTCACTATAATCCCAAGGAATTTGATTTTGGGAAGAAGAAAGCCTTTCCTTTTCGAGATCAG CATTTCTTTGCATCAATCGAGAAAGCTACAAGGGATCTAGGTTGGACTCCAGAATTTGGCTTGATAGATGGTCTTGCTGATTCATACAATCTAGACTTTGGCAGAGGAACTTACAGAAAACCAGCTGATTTCTCGACGGATGACATGATTCTTGGCAAGTCCCTTGTACTTCAGAGTTAG
- the LOC105059776 gene encoding uncharacterized protein yields MVVIVPEAEGGESKEAPESRPEPRGPEASVAPTEEKADSEDETFEDALTDEQLKERSLNQANDAKEEGNKLFKAGKYGDALLQYELALQIASEVPSSEVCSICHANRAVCFLKLEKFNDTIKECTKALELNPSYIKALIRRAEAHEKVEHYEEAVADWKKIVDLDPSNDQARRNIRRLEPIAAEKREKMKEEMIGKLKEMGNSILGRFGMSVDNFKAVKDPNTGSYSIQFQR; encoded by the exons ATGGTGGTCATCGTGCCGGAAGCGGAAGGGGGAGAGAGCAAAGAAGCGCCGGAGAGCCGGCCGGAGCCGAGAGGTCCGGAGGCTTCGGTTGCGCCAACCGAGGAAAAAGCCGACAGCGAGGACGAAACTTTTGAGGACGCTTTAACCGATGAGCAGTTGAAAGAG AGATCTCTAAATCAGGCAAATGATGCGAAAGAAGAAGGAAATAAACTCTTTAAGGCTGGGAAGTATGGAGATGCCCTATTGCAATATGAACTTGCATTGCAAATTGCTTCTGAAGTGCCTTCTTCTGAAGTCTGTTCGATATGTCATGCAAACCGTGCTGTATGCTTCTTGAAATTG GAAAAGTTCAATGACACTATCAAGGAATGCACAAAGGCATTGGAGTTGAATCCTTCGTATATAAAAGCACTAATCAGAAGAGCAGAGGCACATGAAAAGGTTGAACACTATGAAGAGGCTGTTGCAG ACTGGAAAAAGATTGTTGATTTGGATCCTTCAAATGACCAAGCTAGAAGGAACATAAGGCGGTTAGAGCCAATTGCAGCAGAAAAGCGAGAGAAGATGAAGGAAGAGATGATTG GAAAGTTGAAGGAGATGGGAAATTCTATATTAGGACGTTTTGGAATGAGCGTCGATAACTTCAAAGCTGTGAAAGATCCAAATACTGGTTCATACTCCATCCAGTTTCAGCGCTAG